One Bombus pyrosoma isolate SC7728 linkage group LG11, ASM1482585v1, whole genome shotgun sequence DNA segment encodes these proteins:
- the LOC122573121 gene encoding eIF-2-alpha kinase GCN2 isoform X4: MGHSTKGSVVYAGVDMTTGELFAVSEWTLKVNNKIEENNIQHIMKQVGSLEQEVNHLHKLHHPNLVHYLNMKYLQEEDDVLIYVLQEFVIGTSCSFFLLENIAVDIDFLRYLATGILSALRYLHENNVVHKDLRDTSIYIDNTGVVRLSDYSLNKRLSDIYQTCTIIKPEPDFPSVQGRGGKKADIYRFGILMFSLLKGIIVSGDKIDPTKIVQLDLQDFLLKCLINDERKRWSAEQLLEHSFIKAPLTHGLSPPKIPRRDEQENHEPEEPDADIRQYVPPLGGHTRITNEFEILEWLGRGAFGDVLKVKNKLDGGIYAIKRIELNPRNKQLHKKITREVKLLSRMNHENVVRYYNSWIESAIITDAVEEHASMTFSEKKSPELLNHLITDDIEKLAPPIHEVEWNVSYKSRTNTTLPADSDEDNSDASSDTDSDEDCAFLMQNLLRMDSSDSIEFVGDTNHQASASNIKSDENGDMNESKETVREIQFMYIQMEFCEKSTLRTAIDNGVYEDQERVWRLFREIVEGLAHIHQQGMIHRDLKPVNIFLDSNDHVKIGDFGLATTNILSSFVQTMETDKESQGFEKGISFGTEDVGSLTGQVGTALYVAPELTTKAAKAIYNQKVDIYSLGIILFEMCYKPLTTGMERIKVLLNLRSKEIILPSEIQQADMSRQIHILRWLLNHDPSQRPTAQELLSSEYLPPARLEETELQEMIRRTLSNNQSKAYKYLISCCFTQEVSPADDITYDMNLPSRGHTNFIAWRKHQEGVKSKVIEVFQRHGGVYLGTPLLIPKSHQFCSFSTSSVKLMTRNGNIVCIPHDLRAAFARYIVWNNVPHIRRYAIERVFREKKVLGFHPRELYECAFDIIGPTPDNLLMEGELIYIVWEIINELPPLQERNFTIRLNHTSLLQAVLMYCGVDKEKYQDIYSILRDARDGKFTKFQIQTHLISLCLTDQAMETLFNLFETESSVAKIHSVLKTITRRKGDAAALAREGLKEIEIVMENIGTLGVKWPVLVVPLLVHNINQHSGIIYQITYEVKRRKKKGGEEVIAAGGRYDKMLSSFKKILERTGMASKEIKQYGAGISISLEKLVSAVSETSESLECRYGIDVAISCMGNHHREKEMIDLLKELWSLGLKVTILDLVSLEEILEYCRENSISHVILLKTGEKGNIRIQSWERDRYQEKRMSNQEVGEFFQRLDNSIPVLNRSESKTVTNDCFLSNNNPVNVNINFILSERDKLSGSSRRSLKNSMVAQMSTYFQRISHKIPIEIFALFLEMSVIRTIISFLEIDEEDQDFLKSIQIIIDKHPRHKKYIKEICEEMQEVRKEKQRPVLILYSLINNQYMTLL; the protein is encoded by the exons ATGGGTCATAGTACTAAGGGATCGGTCGTTTATGCAGGTGTGGATATGACAACTGGAGAATTGTTTGCAGTTAGTGAATGGacattaaaagtaaataataaaattgaagaaaataatatccaACATATCATGAAACAAGTAGGAAGTTTAGAACAAGAAGTAAatcatttacataaattacatCATCCAAATCttgtacattatttaaatatgaagtATCTGCAGGAGGAAGATGATGTACTTATTTATGTTCTTCAAGAATTTGTG ATAGGTACGAGTTGCTCCTTTTTTTTACTGGAAAATATCGCAGTAGACATCGATTTCCTGCGATATTTGGCAACTGGCATCCTTTCTGCTTTAAGATATCTCCATGAGAATAATGTTGTCCACAAAGATCTACGTGATACCAGTATCTATATTGATAACACAGGAGTGGTTAGATTATCAgattattctttaaataaaagattatctGATATTTATCAGACATGTACAATAATCAAGCCTGAACCAGATTTTCCGAGTGTACAAGGCAGAGGTGGAAAAAAGGCAGATATCTACCGTTTTGGTATTCTtatgttttctttattaaaaggAATCATAGTTTCTGGAGATAAAATCGATCCAACAAAAATTGTACAG cTTGATCTTCAAGATTTCTTATTAAAGTGCCTTATCAATGATGAAAGAAAACGTTGGTCAGCCGAACAATTGTTAGAACATTCGTTTATAAAGGCGCCTTTAACCCATGGATTATCGCCCCCAAAAATACCACGGAGAGATGAACAAGAGAATCATGAACCAGAAGAACCAGATGCAGATATTAGACAATATGTACCTCCATTAGGAGGTCATACAAGAATTACGAATGAATTCGAAATTCTTGAATGGCTTGGTAGAGGTGCTTTCGGCGATGttctaaaagtaaaaaataaattagatggTGGAATTTATGCTATTAAAAGGATAGAATTGAATCCAAGAAATAAACAACTTCACAAAAAAATTACCAGAGAGGTGAAATTGTTATCTCGGATGAATCATGAAAATGTAGTACGATATTACAATTCATGGATAGAAAGTGCTATAATAACTGATGCAGTAGAAGAACATGCATCCATGacattttctgaaaaaaagaGTCCAGAGTTGCTTAAT cATTTAATAACGgatgatattgaaaaattagcaCCACCAATACACGAGGTTGAATGGAATGTTTCatacaaatctcgaacaaatacaacaCTTCCAGCTGACAGCGATGAGGATAACAGTGATGCGTCCAGTGACACTGACAGTGATGAAGATTGTGCGTTTTT AATGCAGAATCTTCTGAGAATGGATTCTTCCGATAGCATAGAATTTGTAGGAGATACAAACCATCAAGCATCTgcatcaaatataaaaagtgaTGAAAATGGGGATATGAATGAATCAAAAGAAACAGTCagagaaattcaatttatgtatattcaaaTGGAATTCTGTGAAAAGAGTACTCTTCGGACAGCAATTGATAATGGAGTTTATGAAGATCAAGAAAGAGTGTGGAGattatttcgagaaattgTGGAAGGTCTAGCACATATTCACCAACAAGGAATGATACATAGAGATCTAAAAccagtaaatatatttttggatAGTAATGACCATGTAAAAATCGGAGATTTTGGTTTAGCAACTACAAATATACTTTCATCCTTTGTACAAACAATGGAAACTGATAAAGAATCTCAAGGTTTTGAAAAAG gGATTAGTTTTGGCACAGAAGATGTTGGATCTCTCACAGGACAAGTAGGCACAGCACTTTATGTAGCTCCAGAACTTACAACAAAAGCAGCAAAAGctatttacaatcaaaaaGTTGATATTTATAGTCTTGGaataatattgtttgaaaTGTGTTACAAACCTCTAACTACAGGAATGGAACGAATTAAAGTTTTGCTTAATTtacgatcgaaagaaattatacttCCATCAGAAATACAACAAGCTGATATGTCACGACAAATTCATATCTTACG GTGGTTATTAAATCATGATCCTAGTCAACGGCCCACTGCTCAAGAACTCCTTTCTTCGGAATATTTGCCTCCTGCACGACTTGAAGAGACGGAATTGCAAGAAATGATCCGGCGCACTCTTTCAAATAATCAAAGCAaagcatataaatatttgatttcatGCTGTTTTACGCAGGAAGTTAGTCCTGCAGACGATATTACTTACGATATGAATTTACCTAGTAGAGGGCATACTAACTTTATTGCTTGGAGAAAACATCAAGAAGGAGTTAAAAGCAAAGTAATCGAGGTTTTTCAAAGACATGGTGGTGTTTACTTAGGAACTCCTCTATTGATACCAAAATCGCATCAATTCTGTAGCTTTTCAACTTCCAGTGTAAAATTAATGACTCGTAATGGAAACATTGTTTGTATCCCTCATGATTTACGCGCTGCGTTTGCAAGATACATAGTATGGAATAATGTACCACATATTAGAAGATATGCAATTGAAAGAGTCtttagagaaaaaaag gtATTGGGCTTTCACCCTAGAGAACTTTACGAATGCGCATTTGATATAATAGGCCCTACTCCTGATAATCTTCTAATGGAAGGTGAATTAATATACATTGTTTGGGAGATCATCAATGAATTACCTCCATTAcaagaacgaaattttactattcGTTTGAACCACACCTCTTTACTACAAGCTGTATTAATGTATTGTGGAgtagataaagaaaaatatcaagatatttattcaatcCTTCGAGATGCACGTGATggaaaatttacaaagtttCAAATACAGACGCATTTAATAAGTTTATGTTTGACTGATCAGGCTATGGAGACATTATTCAATTTGTTTGAAACGGAAAGTTCTGTTGCTAAAATTCATAGTGTTCTAAAAACAATTACACGAAGAAAAGGAGATGCTGCTGCTTTAGCTAGAGAAGGACTGAAGGAAATTGAGATAGTtatggaaaatattggaaCACTTGGAGTAAAG TGGCCTGTACTGGTTGTACCTCTTCTAGTGCACAATATAAATCAACATAGTggtataatttatcaaattacttATGAAGTTAAGCGGCGTAAAAAGAAAGGTGGAGAAGAAGTAATAGCAGCAGGAGGTCGTTACGATAAAatgctttcttcttttaaaaaaattcttgaacGTACAGGAATGGCCagtaaagaaattaaacaatatgGCGCTGGAATTAGTATCTCACTAGAAAAACTTGTTTCTGCAGTCTCGGAAACTTCAGAATCTTTAGAATGCAGATACGGTATCGACGTTGCCATTTCTTGTATGGGCAATCATCATCGAGAAAAGGAGATGATCGATCTCTTAAAAGAATTATGGAGTCTTGGACTCAAAGTTACAATTTTAGATCTGGTTTCCCTTGAAGAAATCCTTGAATATTGTCGAGAAAACTCTATCAGTCAcgttattcttttaaaaaccGGAGAAAAAGGGAACATAAGAATTCAAAGTTGGGAACGTGATAGGtatcaagaaaaaagaatgagTAATCAAGAAGTTGgagaattttttcaaagattAGATAATTCGATACCTGTTCTAAATAGATCTGAAAGCAAAACAGTAACAAATGATTGTTTTTTGAGTAATAACAATCCAGTTAAtgtcaatattaattttattttatctgaaaGAGACAAACTTTCTGGTAGTTCTAGAAGAAgtctaaaaaattctatggTTGCACAGATGTCTACATATTTCCAGAGGATTTCACATAAAATTccaattgaaatatttgcattatttttagaaatgagTGTTATAAGAACAATAATAAGTTTCTTAGAAATTGATGAAGAAGACCAAGATTTTCtaaaaagtatacaaattATCATAGACAA ACATCCAAgacataaaaaatacataaaggAGATATGTGAAGAAATGCAAGAAGtaaggaaagagaaacaaagacctgtattaatactatatagtttAATCAATAATCAATATATGACTCTCTTATAA
- the LOC122573121 gene encoding eIF-2-alpha kinase GCN2 isoform X2 has protein sequence MIFELTQHVQKYLHENNKPSYSSFYEEMVSRRQEKIEYEMLEKQLKEDKERQVLQDEIQKRQEALKAELRNRKESIRLYCDRSNNPSQSIPSSPQERSRIYSRRRCASSSESSDGFLCEHRGTKLLHFDHNKGERQVYRAKCMGHSTKGSVVYAGVDMTTGELFAVSEWTLKVNNKIEENNIQHIMKQVGSLEQEVNHLHKLHHPNLVHYLNMKYLQEEDDVLIYVLQEFVIGTSCSFFLLENIAVDIDFLRYLATGILSALRYLHENNVVHKDLRDTSIYIDNTGVVRLSDYSLNKRLSDIYQTCTIIKPEPDFPSVQGRGGKKADIYRFGILMFSLLKGIIVSGDKIDPTKIVQLDLQDFLLKCLINDERKRWSAEQLLEHSFIKAPLTHGLSPPKIPRRDEQENHEPEEPDADIRQYVPPLGGHTRITNEFEILEWLGRGAFGDVLKVKNKLDGGIYAIKRIELNPRNKQLHKKITREVKLLSRMNHENVVRYYNSWIESAIITDAVEEHASMTFSEKKSPELLNHLITDDIEKLAPPIHEVEWNVSYKSRTNTTLPADSDEDNSDASSDTDSDEDCAFLMQNLLRMDSSDSIEFVGDTNHQASASNIKSDENGDMNESKETVREIQFMYIQMEFCEKSTLRTAIDNGVYEDQERVWRLFREIVEGLAHIHQQGMIHRDLKPVNIFLDSNDHVKIGDFGLATTNILSSFVQTMETDKESQGFEKGISFGTEDVGSLTGQVGTALYVAPELTTKAAKAIYNQKVDIYSLGIILFEMCYKPLTTGMERIKVLLNLRSKEIILPSEIQQADMSRQIHILRWLLNHDPSQRPTAQELLSSEYLPPARLEETELQEMIRRTLSNNQSKAYKYLISCCFTQEVSPADDITYDMNLPSRGHTNFIAWRKHQEGVKSKVIEVFQRHGGVYLGTPLLIPKSHQFCSFSTSSVKLMTRNGNIVCIPHDLRAAFARYIVWNNVPHIRRYAIERVFREKKVLGFHPRELYECAFDIIGPTPDNLLMEGELIYIVWEIINELPPLQERNFTIRLNHTSLLQAVLMYCGVDKEKYQDIYSILRDARDGKFTKFQIQTHLISLCLTDQAMETLFNLFETESSVAKIHSVLKTITRRKGDAAALAREGLKEIEIVMENIGTLGVKWPVLVVPLLVHNINQHSGIIYQITYEVKRRKKKGGEEVIAAGGRYDKMLSSFKKILERTGMASKEIKQYGAGISISLEKLVSAVSETSESLECRYGIDVAISCMGNHHREKEMIDLLKELWSLGLKVTILDLVSLEEILEYCRENSISHVILLKTGEKGNIRIQSWERDRYQEKRMSNQEVGEFFQRLDNSIPVLNRSESKTVTNDCFLSNNNPVNVNINFILSERDKLSGSSRRSLKNSMVAQMSTYFQRISHKIPIEIFALFLEMSVIRTIISFLEIDEEDQDFLKSIQIIIDKHPRHKKYIKEICEEMQEVRKEKQRPVLILYSLINNQYMTLL, from the exons ATGATCTTTGAATTAACGCAACATgttcagaaatatttacacgaGAATAATAAACCAAGTTACAGTAGCTTTTATGAAGAAATGGTTTCACGACGCCAAGAAAAGATCGAATATGAAATGTTGGAAAAGCAGttgaaagaagataaagaaagacaG GTATTGCAGGATGAAATCCAAAAAAGGCAAGAAGCTTTAAAAGCTGAACTTCGTAATCGGAAAGAATCTATTCGCTTATATTGTGATCGATCAAATAATCCTTCTCAATCAATACCATCATCTCCGCAAGAGAGATCACGGATTTATTCTCGAAGAAGATGTGCTAGTAGTTCTGAAAGTTCTGACGGTTTTCTATGCGAACATAGAGGCACAAAATTATTACACTTTGATCATAATAAAG gtGAACGACAAGTGTACAGAGCAAAATGTATGGGTCATAGTACTAAGGGATCGGTCGTTTATGCAGGTGTGGATATGACAACTGGAGAATTGTTTGCAGTTAGTGAATGGacattaaaagtaaataataaaattgaagaaaataatatccaACATATCATGAAACAAGTAGGAAGTTTAGAACAAGAAGTAAatcatttacataaattacatCATCCAAATCttgtacattatttaaatatgaagtATCTGCAGGAGGAAGATGATGTACTTATTTATGTTCTTCAAGAATTTGTG ATAGGTACGAGTTGCTCCTTTTTTTTACTGGAAAATATCGCAGTAGACATCGATTTCCTGCGATATTTGGCAACTGGCATCCTTTCTGCTTTAAGATATCTCCATGAGAATAATGTTGTCCACAAAGATCTACGTGATACCAGTATCTATATTGATAACACAGGAGTGGTTAGATTATCAgattattctttaaataaaagattatctGATATTTATCAGACATGTACAATAATCAAGCCTGAACCAGATTTTCCGAGTGTACAAGGCAGAGGTGGAAAAAAGGCAGATATCTACCGTTTTGGTATTCTtatgttttctttattaaaaggAATCATAGTTTCTGGAGATAAAATCGATCCAACAAAAATTGTACAG cTTGATCTTCAAGATTTCTTATTAAAGTGCCTTATCAATGATGAAAGAAAACGTTGGTCAGCCGAACAATTGTTAGAACATTCGTTTATAAAGGCGCCTTTAACCCATGGATTATCGCCCCCAAAAATACCACGGAGAGATGAACAAGAGAATCATGAACCAGAAGAACCAGATGCAGATATTAGACAATATGTACCTCCATTAGGAGGTCATACAAGAATTACGAATGAATTCGAAATTCTTGAATGGCTTGGTAGAGGTGCTTTCGGCGATGttctaaaagtaaaaaataaattagatggTGGAATTTATGCTATTAAAAGGATAGAATTGAATCCAAGAAATAAACAACTTCACAAAAAAATTACCAGAGAGGTGAAATTGTTATCTCGGATGAATCATGAAAATGTAGTACGATATTACAATTCATGGATAGAAAGTGCTATAATAACTGATGCAGTAGAAGAACATGCATCCATGacattttctgaaaaaaagaGTCCAGAGTTGCTTAAT cATTTAATAACGgatgatattgaaaaattagcaCCACCAATACACGAGGTTGAATGGAATGTTTCatacaaatctcgaacaaatacaacaCTTCCAGCTGACAGCGATGAGGATAACAGTGATGCGTCCAGTGACACTGACAGTGATGAAGATTGTGCGTTTTT AATGCAGAATCTTCTGAGAATGGATTCTTCCGATAGCATAGAATTTGTAGGAGATACAAACCATCAAGCATCTgcatcaaatataaaaagtgaTGAAAATGGGGATATGAATGAATCAAAAGAAACAGTCagagaaattcaatttatgtatattcaaaTGGAATTCTGTGAAAAGAGTACTCTTCGGACAGCAATTGATAATGGAGTTTATGAAGATCAAGAAAGAGTGTGGAGattatttcgagaaattgTGGAAGGTCTAGCACATATTCACCAACAAGGAATGATACATAGAGATCTAAAAccagtaaatatatttttggatAGTAATGACCATGTAAAAATCGGAGATTTTGGTTTAGCAACTACAAATATACTTTCATCCTTTGTACAAACAATGGAAACTGATAAAGAATCTCAAGGTTTTGAAAAAG gGATTAGTTTTGGCACAGAAGATGTTGGATCTCTCACAGGACAAGTAGGCACAGCACTTTATGTAGCTCCAGAACTTACAACAAAAGCAGCAAAAGctatttacaatcaaaaaGTTGATATTTATAGTCTTGGaataatattgtttgaaaTGTGTTACAAACCTCTAACTACAGGAATGGAACGAATTAAAGTTTTGCTTAATTtacgatcgaaagaaattatacttCCATCAGAAATACAACAAGCTGATATGTCACGACAAATTCATATCTTACG GTGGTTATTAAATCATGATCCTAGTCAACGGCCCACTGCTCAAGAACTCCTTTCTTCGGAATATTTGCCTCCTGCACGACTTGAAGAGACGGAATTGCAAGAAATGATCCGGCGCACTCTTTCAAATAATCAAAGCAaagcatataaatatttgatttcatGCTGTTTTACGCAGGAAGTTAGTCCTGCAGACGATATTACTTACGATATGAATTTACCTAGTAGAGGGCATACTAACTTTATTGCTTGGAGAAAACATCAAGAAGGAGTTAAAAGCAAAGTAATCGAGGTTTTTCAAAGACATGGTGGTGTTTACTTAGGAACTCCTCTATTGATACCAAAATCGCATCAATTCTGTAGCTTTTCAACTTCCAGTGTAAAATTAATGACTCGTAATGGAAACATTGTTTGTATCCCTCATGATTTACGCGCTGCGTTTGCAAGATACATAGTATGGAATAATGTACCACATATTAGAAGATATGCAATTGAAAGAGTCtttagagaaaaaaag gtATTGGGCTTTCACCCTAGAGAACTTTACGAATGCGCATTTGATATAATAGGCCCTACTCCTGATAATCTTCTAATGGAAGGTGAATTAATATACATTGTTTGGGAGATCATCAATGAATTACCTCCATTAcaagaacgaaattttactattcGTTTGAACCACACCTCTTTACTACAAGCTGTATTAATGTATTGTGGAgtagataaagaaaaatatcaagatatttattcaatcCTTCGAGATGCACGTGATggaaaatttacaaagtttCAAATACAGACGCATTTAATAAGTTTATGTTTGACTGATCAGGCTATGGAGACATTATTCAATTTGTTTGAAACGGAAAGTTCTGTTGCTAAAATTCATAGTGTTCTAAAAACAATTACACGAAGAAAAGGAGATGCTGCTGCTTTAGCTAGAGAAGGACTGAAGGAAATTGAGATAGTtatggaaaatattggaaCACTTGGAGTAAAG TGGCCTGTACTGGTTGTACCTCTTCTAGTGCACAATATAAATCAACATAGTggtataatttatcaaattacttATGAAGTTAAGCGGCGTAAAAAGAAAGGTGGAGAAGAAGTAATAGCAGCAGGAGGTCGTTACGATAAAatgctttcttcttttaaaaaaattcttgaacGTACAGGAATGGCCagtaaagaaattaaacaatatgGCGCTGGAATTAGTATCTCACTAGAAAAACTTGTTTCTGCAGTCTCGGAAACTTCAGAATCTTTAGAATGCAGATACGGTATCGACGTTGCCATTTCTTGTATGGGCAATCATCATCGAGAAAAGGAGATGATCGATCTCTTAAAAGAATTATGGAGTCTTGGACTCAAAGTTACAATTTTAGATCTGGTTTCCCTTGAAGAAATCCTTGAATATTGTCGAGAAAACTCTATCAGTCAcgttattcttttaaaaaccGGAGAAAAAGGGAACATAAGAATTCAAAGTTGGGAACGTGATAGGtatcaagaaaaaagaatgagTAATCAAGAAGTTGgagaattttttcaaagattAGATAATTCGATACCTGTTCTAAATAGATCTGAAAGCAAAACAGTAACAAATGATTGTTTTTTGAGTAATAACAATCCAGTTAAtgtcaatattaattttattttatctgaaaGAGACAAACTTTCTGGTAGTTCTAGAAGAAgtctaaaaaattctatggTTGCACAGATGTCTACATATTTCCAGAGGATTTCACATAAAATTccaattgaaatatttgcattatttttagaaatgagTGTTATAAGAACAATAATAAGTTTCTTAGAAATTGATGAAGAAGACCAAGATTTTCtaaaaagtatacaaattATCATAGACAA ACATCCAAgacataaaaaatacataaaggAGATATGTGAAGAAATGCAAGAAGtaaggaaagagaaacaaagacctgtattaatactatatagtttAATCAATAATCAATATATGACTCTCTTATAA